A genome region from Babesia bigemina genome assembly Bbig001, chromosome : I includes the following:
- a CDS encoding glycosyltransferase family protein 28, putative has product MRRQVLVTVGTTCFDGLIEAVDNVETQLELKRLGYTHIYYQIGRSSRVIQQNILVTRSVRFEEDFVERLRESELVISHMGAGTIIDIFRLKKKAIFVPNNNVADNHQMQLFGVMDGRHVAALDTLRSRLSTATETPGDFFGRLLPAVPLNEVVERTMSL; this is encoded by the coding sequence ATGCGTCGTCAGGTGCTCGTGACTGTGGGCACCACCTGTTTCGACGGGCTCATCGAGGCCGTAGACAACGTCGAGACGCAGCTAGAGCTGAAGCGACTTGGATACACCCACATCTACTACCAAATAGGGCGCTCGTCGAGGGTTATACAACAGAATATTTTGGTAACGCGGTCAGTGAGGTTTGAAGAGGATTTTGTTGAGCGTTTGCGGGAAAGCGAGCTCGTTATTTCACACATGGGAGCGGGCACTATCATtgacatcttccgcttGAAAAAGAAGGCCATTTTCGTCCCAAACAACAATGTGGCTGACAACCACCAGATGCAACTGTTCGGCGTGATGGACGGGCGCCATGTGGCCGCACTGGACACTCTGCGGAGTAGGCTGTCCACGGCAACAGAAACGCCGGGCGACTTCTTCGGCAGGCTGCTACCAGCAGTACCGCTGAATGAGGTCGTCGAGCGTACCATGTCGCTGTAA
- a CDS encoding ski-interacting protein, putative, protein MSNYTRKSNHVLLQSQRELLPGSSGAAGCFSIQEELAVSRHDAESSRTLALQYDSEGRPEFDRVVRQGVRSDKIVYSKPADQREKQFSEDALARPTDDAVNKNLDRTREALEMTLTRRRQLGNASSGPTSEPVIFRYTPSQQSAGTINQRLIKMVEKETDPLEPSRYRNKKLPAAAPSPPPPLQHSPPRKLTKEDQLAWKIPPCISNWKNSKGYTIPIDKRVQADGRRLQEVYVNEKFAVFGESLSLAERTAREEVRLRNEAHRMEKLKEAQEKEEQLRALAARAREERSRIDVHSELQAAEFERKREIERELRLERAGKKIKAAAARDRDITERVALGQPAPSRVSDTHDSRLLNTAAGIDSGFNAGEDETYNVYDKPLFVDRSIVGIYQHSNERFKQSLGASEAARVPSFANAAQVQRTTPVEFVKETSDPFGLGALLDKANKEA, encoded by the exons ATGTCGAACTACACGAG GAAAAGCAACCATGTGTTGCTGCAGAGCCAGCGGGAGCTTCTACCCGGAAGCAGCGGCGCCGCAGGCTGCTTCTCAATACAGGAAGAGCTTGCCGTGTCTAGACACGATGCGGAG AGTTCTCGCACCCTCGCGCTGCAATATGACAGCGAAGGAAGGCCGGAATTCGATAGGGTGGTGCGCCAGGGAGTTCGCAGCGACAAGATCGTGTACTCCAAACCGGCGGACCAACGGGAGAAGCAGTTCAGCGAGGACGCGCTGGCCCGTCCTACTGACGATGCCGTTAACAAAAACCTAGACCGCACACGGGAGGCACTAGAGATGACACTCACGCGCCGTAGGCAGCTGGGTAACGCCTCGTCTGGACCCACCAGCGAACCCGTAATCTTTCGCTACACGCCAAGTCAGCAGTCTGCTGGCACCATAAACCAACGTCTGATCAAGATGGTGGAGAAAGAGACGGATCCTTTGGAGCCATCGCGTTACCGCAACAAGAAGTTgcctgctgcggcgccgtCGCCGCCTCCTCCGTTGCAGCATTCGCCCCCTCGTAAGCTGACGAAGGAGGACCAGTTGGCGTGGAAGATCCCCCCTTGCATCAGCAACTGGAAGAATTCTAAGGGCTATACCATCCCGATTGACAAGCGTGTGCAGGCTGATGGCCGCCGCCTCCAGGAGGTGTACGTGAATGAGAAGTTTGCCGTATTCGGCGAGAGCCTCTCACTGGCGGAGCGCACGGCACGTGAGGAGGTTCGGCTGCGAAACGAAGCGCATCGTATGGAGAAGCTTAAAGAGGCGCAGGAGAAGGAGGAGCAACTGCGTGCTCTGGCCGCTCGTGCGCGCGAGGAGCGTTCTCGGATTGACGTGCACAGCGAACTGCAGGCAGCCGAGTTTGAGCGCAAGAGAGAGATCGAGCGTGAGCTGCGCTTGGAGCGAGCTGGCAAGAAGATCaaggctgccgccgccCGGGACAGGGATATCACAGAACGTGTCGCCCTCGGGCAGCCTGCACCGAGCAGGGTCTCAGACACGCACGACTCGCGACTGCTGAATACTGCGGCGGGTATTGACTCTGGATTCAACGCCGGCGAAGATGAGACTTACAACGTGTATGACAAACCCCTGTTTGTTGATCGGAGCATCGTCGGGATATATCAGCACTCCAACGAGCGTTTCAAGCAGTCCTTGGGAGCTAGTGAAGCAGCTCGCGTGCCATCTTTTGCTAACGCCGCGCAGGTACAACGGACAACGCCCGTTGAGTTTGTCAAGGAGACATCAGACCCGTTCGGTTTGGGAGCGCTATTGGACAAGGCGAATAAAGAAGCGTGA
- a CDS encoding DnaJ domain containing protein, putative, translating to MCNPVAYWCCGFDSGHRLTLDEQAGCCVGQANDTAKRGTGLATRGINRMYGARNLYKMFNDSFPRPLEDSSSNRKHDEESSWFGSGFVDMVVNNTAQLANMLQWGERDTYYSLSKEEAETTETRNRMCQQTDNANTSSGSGSSEEDAGYTPSSTVVDMTMYDRLGVECTASKSKIKQAYYKLALKYHPDKNPNDEDAKRKFQEIGEAYQILFDDATRQRYDSQGNTGEYDFPTMDASLFFMLLYGSEALVDYIGTLKIAHLLKHVTGNGSRPKNMSNEMEVEQTYREVSLAVKLAKRLDNEVRGGEISQELREDLDKLCSGAFSDALVDSIGWVYENCGDYFVADATTLWGIGTTVVNVQAAGRTLGNTWSMAKSVVNVAMLVKDMKTGQDQHEALDQLTNIVENVLSIVLYDVENTVRSAATKCCKDCDVSVEQRLERARALVTLGRYMQETARRYRIQAPETQDVSKRLLDALEKARVKKNEA from the coding sequence ATGTGCAACCCCGTAGCGTACTGGTGCTGCGGATTTGATTCTGGGCACCGTTTGACGTTGGATGAACAAGCTGGTTGTTGCGTAGGGCAGGCAAACGATACCGCCAAGCGGGGAACCGGCCTCGCTACCAGAGGGATTAATCGCATGTACGGTGCAAGAAATCTATACAAAATGTTTAACGATAGCTTCCCAAGGCCGTTGGAGGACAGTTCATCCAATCGCAAGCACGATGAGGAATCCAGTTGGTTCGGCAGCGGATTTGTGGACATGGTTGTCAACAACACGGCGCAGCTTGCCAATATGCTGCAGTGGGGGGAGCGCGATACCTACTATTCGCTCTCCAAGGAGGAGGCTGAAACTACTGAGACGAGGAATCGTATGTGCCAGCAAACGGACAATGCTAACACGTCTTCCGGTAGCGGGTCAAGTGAAGAGGATGCTGGTTACACTCCCAGCTCCACGGTGGTGGACATGACCATGTACGATCGTTTGGGCGTGGAGTGCACTGCGTCCAAGTCTAAGATCAAGCAGGCGTACTACAAGCTTGCGCTCAAATACCACCCCGACAAAAACCCGAACGATGAGGATGCAAAACGAAAGTTCCAGGAGATCGGAGAGGCGTATCAGATACTCTTCGACGACGCCACGCGTCAGCGCTACGATAGCCAGGGTAACACGGGAGAGTACGACTTCCCAACCATGGACGCATCGCTTTTCTTCATGCTGCTTTACGGTTCGGAGGCCCTGGTGGATTATATAGGCACCCTGAAGATTGCGCATCTGCTCAAGCATGTCACCGGCAACGGTAGCCGTCCAAAGAACATGAGCAACGAAATGGAGGTGGAGCAAACTTACCGAGAGGTGTCGTTGGCTGTTAAGTTGGCTAAGAGGCTGGACAACGAAGTCAGGGGCGGTGAAATAAGCCAGGAATTGCGTGAAGACTTGGATAAGTTGTGCTCCGGTGCCTTCAGTGACGCTTTGGTGGACTCTATCGGTTGGGTGTACGAGAACTGTGGTGACTATTTCGTAGCTGATGCCACTACACTTTGGGGCATCGGGACGACCGTTGTGAACGTGCAGGCGGCCGGCCGCACCCTGGGCAACACCTGGAGCATGGCCAAGTCCGTGGTGAACGTGGCGATGCTGGTGAAGGACATGAAGACTGGCCAGGACCAACACGAGGCGCTGGACCAGCTGACGAACATCGTGGAAAACGTCCTCTCGATAGTGTTATATGATGTTGAGAACACCGTGCGATCCGCCGCCACAAAGTGCTGCAAGGATTGCGATGTCTCTGTAGAGCAGCGTCTGGAGCGTGCCCGCGCGTTGGTGACGCTGGGCCGGTACATGCAGGAAACCGCGAGACGATACCGCATTCAAGCTCCCGAAACTCAAGACGTATCCAAGCGACTGTTAGACGCACTCGAAAAGGCGAGGGTCAAAAAGAATGAGGCGTGA